A portion of the Pedobacter cryoconitis genome contains these proteins:
- a CDS encoding DUF6266 family protein, translating into MAIVTNSYLGTFSGRIGNMVIYPLGGQIVARTIGISYKKATNSQLNSRMALKKMNFFLQDIKGFLKVGFELEAKGTSANAFNHAFKYNRKHVTGTFPDIAIDYAKILVTKGKMPIVEKAKASLLTDRLKVSWDTQVINGQTHQDDQVLLLAYFPGENGKTRIFTTSVRRSAGTYKFNLNRSARMRNAHLYLSFVSDDYKSISDSVYLGEVSWDKVAK; encoded by the coding sequence ATGGCTATTGTTACAAACAGTTATTTAGGAACATTCTCTGGAAGAATAGGAAATATGGTTATTTATCCTCTTGGAGGACAGATAGTTGCCAGAACTATAGGTATATCCTATAAAAAAGCCACCAATAGTCAGCTGAATTCAAGGATGGCGCTTAAAAAGATGAATTTTTTTTTACAGGACATCAAAGGGTTTCTCAAAGTCGGTTTTGAATTAGAAGCTAAAGGCACGTCAGCTAATGCATTCAATCACGCGTTTAAATATAACCGAAAACACGTTACAGGTACATTTCCGGACATCGCAATTGATTATGCAAAAATACTGGTCACCAAAGGAAAGATGCCCATTGTAGAAAAGGCAAAAGCAAGTCTCCTGACCGACAGGCTTAAAGTGAGCTGGGATACTCAGGTCATTAATGGGCAAACACATCAGGATGACCAGGTATTGCTATTGGCCTATTTTCCGGGGGAAAACGGGAAGACCCGTATTTTTACCACCTCGGTCAGAAGATCAGCGGGTACTTATAAGTTCAACCTGAACAGGAGTGCTAGAATGCGCAACGCACATTTGTATCTATCCTTTGTCTCAGATGATTATAAAAGTATTTCTGACAGTGTTTATCTTGGAGAGGTTTCCTGGGATAAAGTGGCTAAATAG
- a CDS encoding SDR family NAD(P)-dependent oxidoreductase: MNEYALITGASKGIGKAIAVSLARSGYHLLLVARSDSDLQLLSQSIEQQYKVKVHYLSADLSLNTSAVHLKEWCTGITSDLSILVNNAGYGLWADFEVLSLSEQLNMLRLNIDAVIELTYHLLPILRKQKQSYILNISSVAAYQAMSKLALYAASKSFILSYSRALRYELKDSPVTVSCLSPGPTATGFSSRAGMDALTELAEKFNMTPEKVAEAGLKGMFKKKAEIIPGFLNKVSVFSAWLLPKSLIERITASLYK, translated from the coding sequence ATGAATGAATACGCTTTAATAACAGGTGCCAGCAAAGGAATAGGAAAAGCTATTGCAGTTTCACTTGCCCGTTCCGGCTATCATTTACTGCTTGTTGCACGTAGCGATAGTGACCTTCAATTACTTTCACAAAGCATTGAACAACAATATAAAGTTAAAGTGCATTATTTGTCTGCCGATCTTTCGCTCAACACATCTGCTGTACACCTCAAAGAATGGTGTACAGGTATCACTTCAGACCTATCTATCCTGGTTAATAATGCAGGATATGGACTATGGGCCGATTTTGAAGTTTTAAGCCTTTCGGAACAACTCAATATGCTCAGGCTGAACATCGATGCAGTAATTGAGCTGACCTATCACCTTTTACCTATTTTAAGAAAACAAAAACAGTCCTATATTCTAAATATATCCAGTGTAGCCGCTTATCAGGCTATGTCAAAACTTGCCTTATATGCCGCCAGCAAGTCATTCATACTTTCTTATAGTCGTGCCTTGCGCTATGAATTAAAAGATAGTCCGGTTACTGTTTCTTGCTTATCTCCCGGCCCTACTGCTACTGGATTTTCAAGTCGTGCCGGAATGGATGCCTTAACAGAGCTTGCCGAAAAATTCAACATGACGCCAGAAAAGGTAGCGGAAGCTGGCTTAAAAGGTATGTTCAAAAAGAAAGCAGAAATCATTCCTGGCTTTCTAAATAAGGTTTCTGTTTTCAGTGCCTGGTTACTTCCTAAGTCATTGATTGAAAGGATTACAGCCAGCTTGTACAAGTAG
- a CDS encoding phytanoyl-CoA dioxygenase family protein, translating to MNHSYTRFTLGETITDEQNYFFNKNGFIHFKNFIQPETVNSIIQASLKVQQDWIEQKKIKVNGIPVKYGKDLDGSAIVQRFAFLNQQHPLFSGLTQDPRFETLLSLIGPGARLGTEEKDGMVLNHYVNGPESKFTQMGWHTDGLRDIFHGQKLNPMLNVGIHLSTLKPENGGLRVLPGTHKQSLYQMLFRKKYFLDNKADLKEVAIVPEAGDLTIHDGRLWHRVAQSAVIGEQSRRRVIYLPIIAGKYEPKHENSPTAFYQRFAKLVK from the coding sequence ATGAACCATTCCTATACCAGATTCACTTTAGGCGAAACCATTACAGATGAACAAAACTATTTTTTTAATAAAAATGGCTTCATCCATTTTAAAAACTTCATTCAGCCAGAAACGGTAAATAGCATTATCCAGGCATCTTTAAAAGTCCAGCAGGATTGGATTGAGCAAAAGAAAATCAAAGTAAATGGCATCCCTGTTAAATATGGTAAGGATCTGGATGGTTCTGCTATTGTACAGCGTTTTGCGTTCCTGAATCAGCAGCATCCCTTGTTTTCCGGACTAACGCAAGATCCCCGATTTGAAACTTTATTAAGCCTTATCGGCCCTGGCGCCAGGTTAGGTACGGAAGAAAAAGATGGAATGGTTTTAAATCATTATGTCAATGGCCCGGAAAGTAAGTTTACACAAATGGGCTGGCATACGGATGGTTTACGTGATATCTTTCACGGACAAAAATTAAATCCTATGCTGAATGTGGGAATCCATTTGAGTACGTTGAAACCAGAAAATGGTGGATTAAGGGTCCTGCCGGGTACGCACAAGCAAAGTCTTTATCAAATGTTATTCCGCAAGAAATATTTCCTGGATAATAAAGCTGATTTAAAAGAAGTAGCTATTGTTCCTGAGGCAGGAGATTTGACTATACACGACGGACGTTTATGGCACCGCGTTGCTCAATCGGCTGTAATTGGTGAACAAAGCCGGCGAAGAGTTATCTATTTACCAATCATTGCAGGTAAATACGAACCTAAACATGAAAATAGTCCAACTGCATTTTATCAGCGTTTTGCTAAACTTGTTAAATAA
- a CDS encoding YceH family protein, producing MENNQPLILLNAAEQRVLGVLIEKSRTTPDYYPMTISALTTACNQKTSRNPIVNYDEETVTLTLNTLKIKGLTSTAMGGSSRSTKYKHNLAIVYPLIPAELAVICLLLLRGPLTPGEINTNAARLYEFETIEEVQEILHKLATEEPVYVKNLPKKPGQKEARYKHLFGGDLREEESPEPELNQQSAPDLENRVIKLEQELEEVKEMLNLLMSQ from the coding sequence ATGGAAAATAATCAGCCTTTAATTTTATTAAACGCAGCAGAACAGCGCGTTTTGGGTGTGTTAATCGAAAAAAGCAGAACTACACCAGACTATTATCCGATGACTATTTCTGCGTTGACCACTGCTTGTAATCAGAAAACATCAAGAAATCCTATTGTAAACTACGATGAAGAAACTGTCACACTTACCTTAAATACTTTAAAAATTAAAGGTCTGACCAGTACAGCTATGGGTGGGAGCAGCAGGAGCACCAAATATAAACACAATCTTGCTATTGTATATCCCCTGATCCCGGCCGAGCTGGCAGTAATTTGTTTATTGCTTTTACGCGGGCCCTTAACTCCTGGCGAAATCAACACGAATGCAGCAAGACTATATGAGTTTGAAACCATCGAAGAAGTTCAGGAAATCTTACATAAATTAGCAACAGAAGAACCTGTGTATGTTAAAAACCTGCCTAAAAAACCAGGGCAAAAAGAAGCCAGGTATAAACATTTATTTGGAGGTGATCTGAGGGAAGAAGAAAGTCCTGAACCTGAACTCAATCAGCAATCTGCTCCGGATCTGGAAAACAGGGTCATTAAACTGGAACAGGAACTGGAAGAAGTTAAGGAAATGCTAAACCTGTTAATGAGTCAATAG
- a CDS encoding glycosyl transferase produces the protein MTTIAPIILFVYNRLAHTQQVIAALKENMLSAESELYIYSDAAKNADAIPLVNALRSYLTTITGFKSVHICLRETNLGVDENTILGVTEVINEHGKAIVLEDDLVTSPWFLKFMNEALDFYENKDEVASIHGYVYPIAQGLKEIFFIKGADCWGWATWKRAWDLFEHDGAKLLEKILTQGLQKEFDFDNTYPYVKALEQQATGNTTHWDIRWYASMFIAEKLTLYPGQSLVKNIGHDASGTHCGESNSYDVTLSLSPLAVETEIIADPEAYRAFTDFLRNLSFNRPQRPKSIASKLFKQLKTAINRRF, from the coding sequence ATGACCACTATAGCCCCGATCATCCTTTTTGTGTATAATCGTTTAGCACATACACAGCAGGTTATAGCAGCTCTAAAGGAAAATATGTTGTCAGCAGAAAGTGAATTGTATATCTATTCGGATGCTGCAAAAAATGCGGATGCTATACCTCTTGTTAATGCGCTTAGAAGCTATCTGACCACTATAACCGGTTTTAAAAGTGTCCACATCTGTTTACGTGAAACTAATCTGGGGGTCGATGAGAATACCATTCTTGGCGTTACTGAGGTGATCAATGAACATGGTAAAGCTATAGTACTTGAGGATGATCTGGTCACTTCACCCTGGTTTTTAAAATTTATGAATGAGGCGCTGGATTTTTATGAAAATAAAGATGAAGTTGCTTCAATACATGGATATGTCTATCCTATTGCACAGGGACTAAAAGAAATCTTCTTTATAAAGGGTGCTGATTGCTGGGGCTGGGCGACCTGGAAGAGGGCCTGGGACTTGTTTGAACACGATGGTGCTAAATTATTGGAGAAAATCTTAACACAAGGACTTCAGAAAGAATTTGATTTTGACAATACCTACCCTTATGTCAAAGCATTGGAACAACAGGCAACCGGCAATACTACACATTGGGATATCAGATGGTATGCTTCTATGTTTATTGCAGAAAAACTAACACTCTATCCTGGTCAGTCTCTGGTGAAAAACATTGGTCATGATGCCAGTGGAACACATTGCGGAGAAAGCAACAGTTATGACGTCACATTGTCTTTATCTCCATTAGCTGTAGAAACTGAAATTATTGCTGATCCGGAAGCTTATCGTGCATTTACAGATTTCCTGAGAAACTTATCATTTAACAGGCCCCAACGTCCTAAAAGTATAGCATCAAAACTTTTTAAACAATTGAAAACAGCTATCAATCGCCGGTTTTAG
- a CDS encoding YybH family protein, producing the protein MDQKQNEVKIIQASRENSNAAILKGDAAGVAQYWMDDIIVISGEGGQYAGKKLLLKVFTEMFQEDRPVFERVPSVITIGDSGVLAWETGEWNYKTEKFRGNYSAMWRKIKGKWLTQSELFVSLD; encoded by the coding sequence ATGGATCAAAAACAAAACGAGGTTAAAATTATTCAGGCTTCCCGCGAAAATTCGAATGCTGCTATTCTTAAAGGAGATGCGGCTGGGGTTGCACAGTACTGGATGGATGATATTATTGTTATTTCTGGCGAAGGTGGACAGTATGCAGGGAAAAAACTGCTGTTAAAAGTGTTTACAGAAATGTTCCAGGAAGACCGGCCTGTTTTTGAGCGGGTACCTTCAGTGATTACAATAGGAGATAGTGGCGTACTGGCTTGGGAAACAGGGGAGTGGAATTATAAAACAGAAAAATTCAGAGGTAACTATTCGGCCATGTGGCGAAAAATCAAGGGAAAATGGCTAACGCAATCTGAACTTTTTGTATCGCTGGATTAG
- a CDS encoding prephenate dehydrogenase, which yields MDIGIIGLGDMGKLYAKHFAKAGHQVCGADLPVFREKLEEELSPLGIEILIDGNAVSRKCDVIFYAVEAEKIEEVVALYGASTKYGAIVAGQTSVKHPEIAAFEKYLPGDVNIITCHSLHGPGFDPKGQTLIVIPHRCDADAYTRMTGLLEVLGSDIVEMKDYHEHDKIVADTQAVTHMGFESMGTAWKEAGFFPWENPSYLGGIDNVKILTMLRIFSYKSHIYAGLAIMNPYARHQIKRYAQSESELFKLMIMEKEDEFRQRIKEVKHYLFPDDKQFLLLDNQIMKEFSLSGTGSPHTPNSHLSLLSMADAWYHLKINPYDNLICQTPPFRLRLGIVEYLFRNEELLEESIVAALYDKQIRADDLEFHSSVREWSSIIGYGDINGYKQHFDQTKNFFNDRLEQGRLQSAELISRLNRNS from the coding sequence ATGGATATAGGAATTATTGGCCTGGGAGACATGGGCAAACTTTATGCAAAACATTTTGCTAAAGCAGGGCATCAGGTTTGCGGTGCAGACCTCCCGGTCTTCAGAGAAAAGCTTGAGGAGGAATTGTCTCCTTTAGGTATAGAAATATTAATTGATGGAAATGCAGTATCGCGTAAATGTGACGTGATATTTTATGCTGTAGAAGCGGAAAAAATAGAAGAAGTAGTCGCACTTTATGGCGCTTCTACCAAATATGGTGCTATCGTTGCTGGTCAAACCTCCGTAAAACATCCTGAGATTGCCGCTTTTGAGAAATATTTACCTGGGGACGTTAATATTATTACTTGCCATTCTTTACATGGGCCTGGTTTTGACCCTAAAGGACAAACATTAATTGTGATTCCACACCGTTGTGATGCGGATGCTTATACCCGGATGACTGGCTTGCTTGAGGTTTTAGGTTCTGACATTGTAGAGATGAAAGATTACCATGAACACGATAAAATTGTAGCTGATACACAGGCAGTAACCCATATGGGTTTTGAAAGTATGGGTACCGCATGGAAAGAAGCTGGATTTTTTCCATGGGAGAATCCATCCTACCTTGGTGGAATAGATAATGTAAAAATTTTGACGATGCTGCGGATTTTCAGTTACAAATCCCATATCTATGCAGGTTTGGCGATCATGAACCCTTACGCGCGTCATCAGATCAAGCGCTATGCACAATCAGAATCAGAGTTGTTCAAGCTGATGATTATGGAGAAAGAAGACGAATTCCGCCAACGCATTAAAGAGGTTAAGCATTACCTTTTTCCCGATGACAAGCAGTTCCTGCTGCTGGACAACCAGATCATGAAGGAATTTTCGCTATCAGGGACCGGATCACCACATACACCAAATTCACATTTGAGCTTGTTGAGTATGGCAGATGCCTGGTACCATTTAAAAATCAATCCATATGACAACCTGATTTGTCAGACCCCTCCCTTTCGTTTACGTCTTGGAATTGTAGAATATCTGTTTAGAAACGAAGAATTATTGGAAGAATCTATTGTGGCTGCCCTTTATGACAAGCAGATCCGGGCGGACGATCTTGAATTCCACTCTTCGGTAAGAGAATGGTCGTCCATTATTGGTTATGGAGATATAAATGGTTATAAACAACATTTTGACCAGACCAAAAACTTCTTTAATGACAGATTGGAACAAGGCAGGTTACAGAGTGCAGAATTAATCAGCAGGTTAAACCGAAATTCATAA
- a CDS encoding GAF domain-containing sensor histidine kinase — protein sequence MKMFQNPTPENEQERILSLAEFDIDYSSMENNFKDLAHLAAKIAGTEISLVNLIDTFTQWTYSSYGLDDIVQSPREETVCQYTVSLSSTEEYFEVPDMSADDRFKEFPAMSGPPNLRYYFGVPLTTSEGVHIGSLCVLDKNLRELSPEKIELLKIVADEVVNRLKALKAIAGLKHRLEEVRETQKKVAHDIRGPIAGIVGLAAVIAEQGNNNNLDEVLEFIAMIHKSGRSVLELADEILTEGKTSALNGDEFNLLVFKEKLERLYLPQSLNKNITFQININEKNEHIAFIKNKLLQITGNLISNAMKFTPQDGTVTVNLDLEIDVSQYKLKIKVEDSGVGMNEDTINCIMEGKTATTDGTVGEKGYGFGLSLVKHLVNSLHGNFNIHSEIGTGTTFEITLIQHHL from the coding sequence ATGAAGATGTTTCAGAACCCTACACCTGAAAATGAGCAGGAACGTATATTAAGTCTGGCAGAATTTGACATTGACTATTCCTCTATGGAGAACAATTTCAAAGATCTGGCTCATTTGGCGGCTAAGATTGCCGGTACGGAAATATCTCTGGTTAATTTAATTGATACTTTTACACAGTGGACTTATTCCAGTTACGGGCTTGATGATATAGTTCAAAGTCCCAGGGAAGAGACTGTCTGTCAATATACAGTATCATTGTCGTCTACAGAGGAATACTTTGAAGTCCCTGACATGTCGGCTGACGACCGTTTTAAAGAATTTCCAGCTATGAGCGGGCCACCGAATCTGCGCTATTATTTTGGTGTTCCTTTAACGACTTCTGAAGGGGTTCATATCGGTTCACTTTGCGTACTGGATAAAAACCTGAGAGAACTAAGCCCTGAAAAGATTGAGTTGCTTAAAATTGTAGCTGATGAAGTGGTTAACAGATTAAAAGCATTAAAGGCTATTGCTGGTCTTAAACATCGGTTAGAAGAGGTCAGGGAAACTCAGAAAAAGGTAGCACACGACATCCGTGGCCCTATTGCTGGCATTGTTGGCCTGGCTGCAGTTATTGCAGAACAGGGCAATAACAATAACCTGGATGAGGTATTGGAGTTTATCGCTATGATCCATAAAAGTGGCAGGTCTGTACTTGAACTTGCGGATGAAATTCTGACCGAAGGAAAAACGTCTGCATTAAATGGTGACGAATTTAATCTACTGGTATTCAAGGAGAAATTGGAACGGTTGTATTTGCCGCAGTCGTTGAACAAAAACATCACTTTTCAGATTAATATCAACGAAAAAAATGAACACATTGCTTTCATTAAAAATAAGTTGCTCCAGATTACAGGAAATCTGATCTCCAATGCGATGAAATTTACACCACAAGATGGTACGGTAACAGTAAACCTTGATCTTGAAATTGATGTTAGTCAGTATAAATTAAAGATCAAAGTTGAAGATTCTGGTGTGGGAATGAATGAAGATACAATCAATTGTATCATGGAAGGAAAAACTGCCACTACGGACGGTACCGTTGGCGAAAAAGGCTACGGATTCGGATTATCATTGGTTAAGCACCTTGTGAATAGCTTACATGGAAATTTCAACATTCATTCGGAAATCGGGACCGGTACTACTTTTGAGATTACCCTGATCCAGCACCATCTTTAA
- a CDS encoding methyltransferase, TIGR04325 family: MFKLFSSKFKKPSYGWSGNYSNWNDLTDSIGGYSEVSILDKTRDALLQVKNGTAIYERDSVLFDKIEHPFPLLTCLFKSAALLQRPLHIIDFGGSLGSTYFQTKRMAGPAICASWNIVEQEHYVTAGKEHFEDDHLKFYSSIEACMQVQKPDLVLLSGSVQYLPEPHLFLKKLAAYNFDFLIFDRTAFHQGKQDRLTLQIVPPEIYKAAYPSWFFQEDNFLNHFTDNYNKICEFPSYVEGEAVLSIDQQPTGYNKGFYFVNKSKHA; encoded by the coding sequence ATGTTCAAATTATTTTCTTCTAAATTTAAAAAGCCATCTTACGGCTGGTCTGGAAACTATTCCAATTGGAACGATTTAACCGATTCTATAGGCGGCTATAGCGAGGTCAGCATATTGGATAAAACCAGAGATGCCTTATTACAAGTTAAAAATGGTACTGCCATTTACGAACGGGATTCAGTGCTGTTCGACAAAATAGAACATCCATTCCCCTTATTAACTTGTCTATTCAAAAGCGCAGCCTTACTACAAAGGCCCCTTCACATTATTGATTTTGGCGGTTCATTGGGCAGCACCTATTTTCAGACTAAGCGCATGGCCGGACCGGCCATTTGTGCCAGCTGGAATATTGTAGAGCAGGAACATTATGTAACTGCCGGAAAAGAACATTTTGAAGATGACCATTTAAAATTTTATTCATCTATTGAGGCCTGTATGCAAGTTCAGAAACCAGATTTGGTTTTACTGTCAGGCTCGGTTCAATATCTTCCAGAACCACATCTCTTCCTTAAAAAGTTAGCTGCCTACAATTTCGATTTTCTGATTTTTGACCGCACTGCTTTTCATCAAGGCAAGCAAGACCGGCTCACTTTACAAATTGTACCACCTGAAATTTATAAAGCGGCTTATCCGTCCTGGTTTTTTCAGGAAGATAATTTTTTAAATCATTTCACTGACAATTACAACAAGATCTGCGAATTCCCTTCTTATGTAGAGGGAGAAGCGGTGCTCTCTATCGACCAGCAACCAACTGGCTATAACAAAGGATTTTACTTCGTAAATAAATCAAAACATGCTTAA
- a CDS encoding glycosyl transferase, producing MLKFCTLFNTTYLSRGIAMYNSLAQHAEDFHLYIFAFDDYCFDVLTKMALKNASIISLYTFENDRLLAIKDDRTAGEYCWTCASSTIKYCMEKYALDHCTYIDADLLFFSNPACLIDEMGEKSVLITPHRYTPRYDQSMTSGIYCVQFMTFKNTPAGMEVLNWWVDACMEWCYNRFEDNKFGDQKYLDDWTTRFDTVHVLKNIGGGVAPWNVQQYEFATKEKQVKGKELGTQAFFNLVFYHFHDFQYITGDAYRLSSPGYFLHRKVARHIYKPYTKALSIAEAEIYKVNAEKTAHELSEDNIWIKLKMRKYVLFTVLGYYKNFHSKRSLEYGFLSRRTFRFN from the coding sequence ATGCTTAAATTTTGCACTTTATTTAATACAACTTACCTTTCCCGCGGAATTGCAATGTACAATTCTCTAGCGCAGCACGCTGAGGATTTCCATTTGTATATTTTCGCTTTTGATGACTATTGCTTTGACGTGCTTACAAAAATGGCATTAAAAAATGCAAGTATTATCAGTTTATATACCTTTGAAAATGATCGGTTACTGGCCATAAAAGACGACCGCACTGCAGGGGAATATTGTTGGACTTGTGCATCTTCTACCATTAAATATTGTATGGAAAAATATGCTTTGGATCATTGTACTTATATTGATGCAGACCTTTTGTTTTTTAGTAATCCAGCTTGTCTAATTGATGAAATGGGCGAAAAATCAGTGTTGATCACCCCACACAGATATACTCCACGTTATGATCAATCGATGACTAGCGGTATTTATTGTGTACAATTCATGACTTTTAAAAATACACCAGCAGGTATGGAGGTATTGAACTGGTGGGTTGATGCTTGTATGGAATGGTGTTATAATCGTTTCGAAGATAATAAATTTGGTGATCAGAAGTATCTTGATGATTGGACTACCCGTTTTGATACTGTCCATGTACTGAAAAATATTGGAGGCGGAGTTGCACCGTGGAATGTACAGCAATATGAATTTGCGACTAAAGAGAAGCAGGTTAAGGGCAAAGAACTAGGTACACAGGCTTTTTTTAATCTTGTTTTTTATCATTTCCATGACTTTCAGTATATTACAGGTGATGCTTACCGCTTATCTTCGCCGGGTTATTTTTTGCATCGTAAGGTAGCCAGGCACATTTATAAACCATATACCAAAGCGCTTTCAATTGCGGAAGCAGAAATTTATAAAGTTAATGCCGAAAAAACTGCCCATGAATTATCAGAAGATAATATTTGGATTAAACTAAAGATGAGAAAATATGTCTTATTTACAGTATTGGGTTACTACAAGAATTTTCACAGTAAACGCTCTTTGGAATATGGATTCCTCAGCAGGAGAACATTTAGATTTAATTAA
- a CDS encoding CHRD domain-containing protein has product MRVRKSSLHKVLGTILILMTVLQTSCKKVSPTGETKINPPVKSYIIIARIDKKGTNTNAEGTGILKGTYDEGTKQLTYTLNFEKIAPTIITLRSGTKGSVGELVKEIYKSDGQISTLEITGRLNLNPLQERNLLKGLWFVAMNTVSDTPDISGGLTLKQK; this is encoded by the coding sequence ATGAGGGTTAGAAAATCAAGCTTACATAAGGTTTTAGGGACGATTTTAATTTTGATGACCGTATTGCAGACATCCTGCAAGAAAGTGTCACCGACTGGGGAAACGAAAATTAACCCGCCAGTAAAAAGTTATATCATTATAGCCAGAATTGATAAAAAAGGAACAAATACAAATGCCGAAGGCACAGGTATTTTAAAAGGGACATACGATGAAGGTACTAAGCAATTGACCTACACACTTAATTTTGAGAAAATTGCACCCACAATCATCACGCTCAGAAGCGGGACCAAGGGATCAGTTGGAGAACTGGTTAAGGAGATATACAAAAGCGATGGACAAATCTCCACATTGGAAATTACCGGCAGGCTGAATTTAAACCCCCTGCAGGAACGAAATCTATTAAAAGGACTTTGGTTTGTAGCCATGAATACAGTGTCTGATACTCCTGATATTTCAGGAGGACTGACCTTAAAGCAAAAATAG
- a CDS encoding RNA polymerase sigma factor has product MSEEQKHSLPDEERALIAALKTHDRKAFEKLYKQHYRQLFALAYRYVGQAPVAEEIVHDVFLTIWKIAGQLNVQYSIKSYLSRAVINSSLNFIKKEKINNGKQNAYLVVESDPDIENEQRDKKESLLNSLEDAMAILPPKCREVMYLSRFGKLKQQEIAKQMNISIKTVKNHLTYGFQKLRELLEKQQQNLLLLLLILYKY; this is encoded by the coding sequence ATGAGCGAGGAACAAAAACACTCTCTTCCGGATGAAGAACGGGCATTGATCGCCGCGCTGAAAACGCATGATCGAAAGGCCTTTGAAAAACTGTATAAGCAGCATTACAGACAGTTGTTTGCACTGGCTTACCGTTATGTTGGACAGGCACCGGTTGCGGAGGAAATTGTACATGATGTGTTTCTGACGATCTGGAAAATAGCCGGACAGCTTAATGTTCAGTATTCCATTAAAAGCTATTTGTCCAGAGCAGTAATTAACTCTTCTCTGAACTTCATTAAGAAAGAGAAAATTAATAACGGAAAGCAAAATGCTTACCTGGTAGTGGAGAGTGATCCGGATATTGAAAATGAACAGCGGGACAAAAAAGAATCTTTGCTGAACAGCCTGGAGGATGCAATGGCTATTTTGCCTCCAAAATGCAGGGAGGTAATGTATTTAAGCCGTTTTGGAAAATTAAAACAACAGGAAATCGCAAAACAAATGAATATATCAATTAAAACAGTTAAAAATCATTTGACTTACGGTTTCCAGAAATTGAGAGAACTATTGGAAAAACAACAGCAAAATTTATTATTGCTGCTTCTGATACTTTATAAATATTAG
- a CDS encoding FecR family protein: MKAFESNEQFIYSLILDDLEETISPAHKILLENWRAASDQNEKTYQGFVQVEQNINQLYHTEPYATESSWESLDYKIDNLEYTWKQKERNKHTRIWFGIAASVLLVVSLSYYFINKNTYTVVSNEQSATAKMITLPDGTSIQLNSGATIKYAAGSFKTNRRVQLLNGEIFVKVIHQTKYPFLIDLGDVHALDLGTSFNIAKRNRDIVLTVEEGQVALQQPLASKSVLLSVGTTGRYSSATGKLTAEKNTDINYKSWLNKEFIFTETPLNEVVKQLSRVYKNSITIDGDSLENRKLTAHLHYQTPDSALKVIAATLQCQVINEEGSYILAEK; the protein is encoded by the coding sequence ATGAAAGCATTTGAAAGTAACGAACAGTTTATTTATTCCTTGATTCTTGACGATCTCGAAGAGACTATCAGTCCTGCGCATAAGATCCTGCTGGAAAACTGGAGGGCTGCAAGTGACCAGAATGAGAAGACATACCAGGGATTTGTTCAAGTAGAGCAAAATATCAATCAACTATACCATACAGAACCTTATGCAACCGAATCTTCCTGGGAAAGTCTGGACTATAAAATTGATAACCTGGAATATACATGGAAACAAAAAGAAAGAAATAAGCATACCAGAATATGGTTTGGCATTGCTGCATCGGTACTGCTTGTTGTCTCTTTAAGTTATTATTTCATCAATAAGAATACTTATACAGTGGTTAGCAATGAACAGAGTGCTACTGCAAAAATGATCACATTGCCTGATGGCACCTCAATACAGCTGAATAGTGGCGCAACGATAAAATATGCTGCTGGTAGTTTCAAGACAAACAGAAGAGTTCAGTTGTTAAATGGAGAAATTTTTGTTAAAGTTATTCATCAGACTAAATATCCTTTTCTGATAGATCTGGGCGATGTACATGCTTTGGATCTGGGTACAAGTTTTAACATTGCTAAACGTAACCGTGATATTGTATTGACTGTTGAGGAGGGACAAGTTGCCTTACAGCAGCCGTTAGCCTCAAAATCCGTACTGCTGAGCGTTGGAACAACAGGCCGTTATTCTTCTGCCACAGGAAAACTCACCGCTGAAAAAAATACAGACATCAATTATAAATCATGGTTAAATAAAGAGTTTATCTTCACAGAAACACCTCTTAATGAAGTCGTTAAACAACTAAGCCGGGTTTATAAAAACTCGATTACGATTGATGGGGACAGCCTTGAAAACCGCAAGTTAACCGCGCATTTACACTATCAAACACCTGATAGTGCTTTAAAAGTTATTGCTGCAACTTTACAATGTCAGGTTATTAATGAAGAAGGAAGTTATATTTTAGCCGAAAAATAA